The genomic region AGAGGGATAGTATTGAAATTACTATCGATAATAAATATGAAAAAATTTTGAGCACTGATAAAGGTCAAAATAAGTTAAGAATACTTAATATGAATGGTACTAGTACGGGAAATGATTTTTCAAATTTTGGGATAGGAAAAACTAAATTTGCGTTAAATGGAAATTTGATTGAAGGAGAAAATTATATAGCAGAGGTATCTAATTCTAAGGGAGAAGTATATAAAACTACTTTCCAGTATTCTACAATGAAACTTGATTTATCGGAGATAACAGGTACAACAGCAAAGCTTGACTGGGAATATCCTGATAATTACCTAATAACTGATGGAGATGCATTAAGTATATATTTCAAAAAAGATGGATCTGGATATCCTGCTGTTCCCGATGCAAAAATAGTGCATGGTTTTCAAGGAGTAGATTTCAATGACGTTACTACATACACGATTAAGAATATGAGCCCGAATGTAAACTATACGGCAAAGCTTGAACTTGCAACAAATGAAGGCATGACTTATGTGGATGAAGTTGAATTTGTAACGAGTACTTTTAAAATTTTAAATGAAGAAATTGAGGGTATTTCTGAAGATGGAACCGTAAATAGTAAATCTATAACTTTTAAGTGGGATATAAATCTTGGTGATATAGAATTTTATGAAGGTGATAAAGTTGAGGTTTTTCTTAAACCACTTTCTCATAATGCATTTCCCAAAACACCGACGGCAACTATTGATAAAGATTTAAATAGAATGAAACGGATTAAATTTGATGTACCAAATTATTATGAATCTTATAGTGTCAAAATTGTATATACAATAGGTGGAGTTAGGCATACGAGTAAAGTATTAAATTTTACTGTGAATATGCAAGATGTTGAAGTATATATGAGTACTATTACTCAGTGTACAGCTAATATTAACTGGAAGTATCCAAAGGATGTAGATGTAGATAGTAATTTTGAAGAGGTTAGGATTTATACAAAAAAACACAGTGATTTAGAATTTAAGCTTGAAAAAACTTATAATAAATCTGAGAAAGCTCTTAATGATGTAGTTAAACATGTGATTAAGAATTTAGGTATCGATACCAAATATAAAGCTAAATTAGTATTTAAAATTGGTGAAAAGTCAGTTGCAGGAGTGAAAGAAGAGATAACTCAAGTTGTTGAGACTGAATTTAAAACAGAGAATTTTGTTATAGAAAAATTTAATGTTACGAATGATATAAGTAATTTCATAATAGCAACATGGGATATAAAAGATGATAGTTATCCTTATACTACAAATGATAGTGTGGCACTTTTTGTAAAAGAAAGAGGAGAACCATCACAAAATTATATTAGAATTAATTCTATGGGAGGAGATATTGCAGGGAAAAGATCATTTAATGGATCTATGGTACCTAAATACAATGTGGATTACGATGTAAAATTGACCTATACCTTAGGAGAAAAAGAAGTTAGTGCTTATTCAGCTATTAAATTAGATATTGGTTATATAAAACTCAAGATAGACGAAATAAATGATACTAAAATTAAACTTTCTTGGACTTATCCAAATGAGATTTTAAGAGGTGATAAGGTCGAAATAAGTTTAAAAAATCTTAGTAATGAAAATGACGTAAAATCTGAATCAAAGGTTCAGAATTTTGATCATGGAAATACTGTTATGATTGAAGAGTTTAGAGAAAAAGAATTTGATTTAACTAAGGATAATATGTATGAAGTTAAACTTAGGTTAACTTCAGATTATTTTTATCCTATGGAAGAATCATTCAGGTTTAAGGCTACTTCTGATTTTCAAATTTTAAGTTTAGATGGTGAGTCTATGGACTCTAGTACATTTAAACTTGATTGGGATTTTTATAATAATAATCAAGAATTTAATACAAGTGATAAAGTTGAAATTTTATATAAACGATTGAATGAATTAGATTTTCAAAGTAATGCTAGGACGACAAGTGAAGATGATCAATTTACAGGTATTAGTTCTGTTAATATGCAAACTGGAACTGAATTGAGCAGATTTAAATCCTACATAGTTCAGGGACTTGATGTGAATAAGGATTATTTATTTAGAGTACGTTATACATTTAATAAAGATAGAATTCAAAAGGTAGTATATAAAGATTTAGTAGGAAAAACAGAGCCTAAAAAACTGAATTCAAGTGTAATTGATGTACAGCCAACAGGTGTTAAAATTATGCTTGAGTATCCAGAGGCCTATGAAATAGTGGAAGGCGATATTTTAGATATATTTATAAAGGAAAAAGAAGGAGCAAATTATGGAGTTAATCCTAATTTTACTGGGAAACATGGTAATGAAGAGGGCGATTTTGATTTAAATGAGGTAACTATGCTTGATATACTTGGATTATCTCCAGATAAAGAGTATAATGCTAAAGTTGTATTTTGGCCAGATGGTGGGTCAGGAAATAAAGAAGAGGTAGAACTTAGTTTCAAAACAGATACCGTAAAAGGTATAGCTGAAGTATCTATAGGTGATGTATTGGATTATGTTGTAAAAGTTGGTATCAAGATGAATCCAGAAGAAATTATTTTAAGTGATAAGGATAGTTGTAAAATTTTTATAAAGAAAAAGGATCAACCACATTATCAAGATACACCAAATGGTGAAATGCGAGGAGATATATTCAACGAAGAAAGATTTGTATCAGCATATTTCGATGAGTTGAATGCAGAGTATACTGTAAAAGCTGTGGTAAATATCGGAGGTAGTGAATTTGAATATGAGACCGACTTTGTAAGCAAAGTTGATGATTTTAGTATTGATGTTATAGAAATTAATCCGATGACAACACAAGTTGAATGGAAATATCCAGATAACTATACTCTTGTAAATGGTGAAAGTATTCAAATATTTATTAAGTATAAAGATGAAGAAGATTTCTTGAGTGAACCTGATCTTGAACTTATTCAATCAGAAGAAATGAGCTTATATGATACAAATTTGGTTGAGTTATATTCACTAATACCTGATACAGATTATGAAGTTAAAGTTAAATTGAATTTATTGGAGGCAGATATTGAACCGATTATTAAAGAATTTACAACAACGACTTTTGAAATAGAAAATTTGGAGATAGCAGATGTAAGCAGTGATGGAATGTCTCTCACATGGGAGTTAAGTACAGAGGAATTGGATTTTTTAGATGATTATGATAATTTAGCTATATTTATAAAAAATAAGAATGAAGATGATTATGATTTTTCGAATCCTGTGGCGGAGTTTACTGAAGACTTAAATAATATAAGATCTGTGTCTTTTGAGACAGAAGAGAGTATAGCAGATATTGATATTTATGTATCATATTTAATTGAAGATTATGAAGCAGCTATGGAAATATCATATACAGCAATTGAACTTAGTGTTGAAGTGCAAGATGAGGGTGTATTAGTTGAATGGAGTTATCCTCCTGGAATAGAATTTGAACCTGAGGATAAACTCGATATTTATTTGAAACACGCAAATAAGTCAGGATATAAAACAGAGCCAAATTTTAGATACACTCATGAAGAAGATGGGGATTTGACTGAGTTGAATCAAATATTCTTTAAGAAATTAGAAAAAGGGAACTATAAGATGAAATTTTCTTTAATTACTGCTGATATGAGATATAATCCTATAGAAATTGAGTTTAGTACGGAAGGTAGTCAAGAAGTAATAGATGGAATAGAACTTAAGTTTAATGGTAAATCGAGTGGAAGAAAAATAGAACTAAATATTGTTGGAGATGAAGAATTTGATTATGAAAAAGGATTTTATATTGATCCTGAAGGATTAGATCTTGAAATAGATGAAGATAGAAATAAGTTTATAGTTTTAAATTTAGTTCCAAATAAGGAATATAAAAATATAATTATAACGTTCTTTACAGCAGATGATGAAGAAGTTAATTTTGTTGTTAAAAATGTGAAAATAGATCCAGAAACTCTTTTGGAAGAATTCATAACAAATATTTATAAGTTTGCGTTTGAACGTTATCCAGATGAAGAAGGATATAGCTATTGGTTAGGGAAACTTCTTGAAAAAGGTGAAATTACAGGTAAATTTGTTTTATATAATTTGATGTTTTCAGAACGTGAGTTCTCTGATAGAAATCTTTCTGATGATGATCTCATAAAGGTTTTATATCAGATAGTGGTTAATAGAGAGTATGATGAGGGAGGACTTAATTATTGGATAGGTGAATATAGAAACACATATTTACCTCAAGCAAATAATGATAGTTATGAAGCACAGAAGGCTATAGTAGAGAGAATGTTACATGAACAGGAATTTAAAGATTTGTGCAACAAAATGGGAATCTTATGGTAATATATTAACCATCAATATTAATTGATGGTTAATTTTTTGGCAAATTTGGAAATAATTAATTTTGTAAAGTTAATAATGATAATTTGAGTTAAAAATAGTAGATAGACTTCAGGTGCAATTATAAAGTAAGATATAAATTATTGGTAATAAACGTAGGAGGTGGATCATGAATATTGTGACAATTAATGTAAATGGCGTTGAATATAAGTTGAAGGGTGAGGAATCAAAGGAGTATTTAAATAGCATAGCTAAAGAGGTGGATGATAAAATAAAAGAGATGATGGCATTAAATACGAATCTTACGTTGCACTCCTCATCAATTTTATTAGCAATAAATTATTGTGATCAGTTACATAAACTAGAAAATGATAAGGAAAATTTAAATAATAGCATTGAAAATTGTAATTTTAAAATACAATCTCTTATTGATGAAAATAATGAACTTAAAGAAAGAATAATACATATTGAAAATGAGAATTGTGAAATTAAATTAAAGAATGAAAATCTTGAAGAAGAAATAGAAGCCTATAATATTGTTTTAAAAGATGGAAATAAAGATTTATTTTCTAATAACAATGAGATTGAAGAGCTAGAGAAAGAAATAGAGCTCCTTAAAGATACAGTGAGAAAAATTAAAGATGAAAATTTTGAATTACAAAATAAATTGAAGGGGAAAATATCTTAATATTATCAATACTTTAAAGTATTTTATTAAATACTAAGGATAATAGGAGGTATTTGAGATGAATTTAGCTAACAGTCAAACTAAAGAGAATTTAATGAGAGCGTTTGCGGGTGAGTGCCAAGCTCATATGCGTTATGATTTTGGAGCCAATTTAGCGAAAAGGGAAGGATTTCATGTTATTGAGAAGGAAATTAAAATTATTTCTACACAAGAGATAGCACATTCCAATGTATTTTATAAATTTTTGAGAGAATTTAATGGTCAACATATAACCTTACAAGGAGCTAAGTATCCAGTTGATTTGTATGATAAAACTTTAGATTTTTTGAAAGCTTCACATGAGAGAGAATTAGAGGAACATGATAGTATATATAAAGAATTTGCTGATGTAGCAGCTAAAGAAGGTTTTATGGATATAAGCTATAAGTTTAAAGAAATTAGTGAAATTGAAAAATTACATGCAGATAGATTTATAAAATTATATAATGATTTATCTAGTGGTATGATGTTTAAGAAAAATACTAAGATAAAATGGTTTTGTACAAATTGTGGTCATGTGCATGAATCTGAGGAGGCCCCAGAATACTGTCCTGTTTGTAGTCATCCACGTGGATATTTTACCCCATATACTAATCAAGCTTAATTAAATTTTAGGAGTATGATAAATTATCATACTCCTAAAATTTTTTTAAAGCATTTGAAAATGTGATAAAAATTTGAGTATTTGTTATCCTTGAATTGACTATCTTTTTTAATTCTTGCCGAATTTCATCTAATTCATCTATGGAAAATCTGCCGTTTAAACTTAATGTGATGTATATTTCGGTGAATTTACCAAGTTTTGATATAAATATATCATAAATTCTAATTTCTGGATAATTATGTTCAATTAATAACATAAGTTCTTGTTCAGATTTATAGTGAATTCTTTTATA from Candidatus Arthromitus sp. SFB-mouse-Japan harbors:
- a CDS encoding DUF4214 domain-containing protein — translated: MKICMKRFIINLMTLIFLFELIPFGEMGIKFGFFKKAEAYYTQLEMVAPGYVISPEEGGIVFDLSQRLSSSMSVESFSVKNTNPEQQKKDLKEESSDGVRWLSKDEMINGHIYEIESKIYDTDTQETITFINSFKYIDKNIAYNPKLSFSKFDSSRMVTQDVIFDFSECRELIDNSNNLKLEILNSDLTRAEIDPMNINKNDVVNNGYKYTISRAASLFRPNKDYIVRLHADGIIWDKMISCPVKGNPTIVENIKPVAMDFRYYPESRNFYFHTIDLGIFKKFEDRINVVVKAILNNPKKGFVPVEVTAEIPHVIEIKVPEEYYTTSIPSDLRVYVIDKSTGLVLAEYLFQFTFRSDKGIMMWRNLKHSAEKEATGYKINKIKLDHTDDNNTIPHSWDGLPRAHYITLYDNKLENQIGGEFRFDVTDPEYRKQFLEPTHDVRGANFKIPFTDMKQGFNSYNFKVESSSQYPEWAYAHIPFGFYADVAEIKDLDINIKNVKPNENGDKYSFTLEIKNQKIVIGDKMSFIDDDGKEHISTSNSSKTFDFKDVPMVFGGKYVVTYNQISSLLHFKSTDLSILFNPVVIGTFSDERDSIEITIDNKYEKILSTDKGQNKLRILNMNGTSTGNDFSNFGIGKTKFALNGNLIEGENYIAEVSNSKGEVYKTTFQYSTMKLDLSEITGTTAKLDWEYPDNYLITDGDALSIYFKKDGSGYPAVPDAKIVHGFQGVDFNDVTTYTIKNMSPNVNYTAKLELATNEGMTYVDEVEFVTSTFKILNEEIEGISEDGTVNSKSITFKWDINLGDIEFYEGDKVEVFLKPLSHNAFPKTPTATIDKDLNRMKRIKFDVPNYYESYSVKIVYTIGGVRHTSKVLNFTVNMQDVEVYMSTITQCTANINWKYPKDVDVDSNFEEVRIYTKKHSDLEFKLEKTYNKSEKALNDVVKHVIKNLGIDTKYKAKLVFKIGEKSVAGVKEEITQVVETEFKTENFVIEKFNVTNDISNFIIATWDIKDDSYPYTTNDSVALFVKERGEPSQNYIRINSMGGDIAGKRSFNGSMVPKYNVDYDVKLTYTLGEKEVSAYSAIKLDIGYIKLKIDEINDTKIKLSWTYPNEILRGDKVEISLKNLSNENDVKSESKVQNFDHGNTVMIEEFREKEFDLTKDNMYEVKLRLTSDYFYPMEESFRFKATSDFQILSLDGESMDSSTFKLDWDFYNNNQEFNTSDKVEILYKRLNELDFQSNARTTSEDDQFTGISSVNMQTGTELSRFKSYIVQGLDVNKDYLFRVRYTFNKDRIQKVVYKDLVGKTEPKKLNSSVIDVQPTGVKIMLEYPEAYEIVEGDILDIFIKEKEGANYGVNPNFTGKHGNEEGDFDLNEVTMLDILGLSPDKEYNAKVVFWPDGGSGNKEEVELSFKTDTVKGIAEVSIGDVLDYVVKVGIKMNPEEIILSDKDSCKIFIKKKDQPHYQDTPNGEMRGDIFNEERFVSAYFDELNAEYTVKAVVNIGGSEFEYETDFVSKVDDFSIDVIEINPMTTQVEWKYPDNYTLVNGESIQIFIKYKDEEDFLSEPDLELIQSEEMSLYDTNLVELYSLIPDTDYEVKVKLNLLEADIEPIIKEFTTTTFEIENLEIADVSSDGMSLTWELSTEELDFLDDYDNLAIFIKNKNEDDYDFSNPVAEFTEDLNNIRSVSFETEESIADIDIYVSYLIEDYEAAMEISYTAIELSVEVQDEGVLVEWSYPPGIEFEPEDKLDIYLKHANKSGYKTEPNFRYTHEEDGDLTELNQIFFKKLEKGNYKMKFSLITADMRYNPIEIEFSTEGSQEVIDGIELKFNGKSSGRKIELNIVGDEEFDYEKGFYIDPEGLDLEIDEDRNKFIVLNLVPNKEYKNIIITFFTADDEEVNFVVKNVKIDPETLLEEFITNIYKFAFERYPDEEGYSYWLGKLLEKGEITGKFVLYNLMFSEREFSDRNLSDDDLIKVLYQIVVNREYDEGGLNYWIGEYRNTYLPQANNDSYEAQKAIVERMLHEQEFKDLCNKMGILW
- a CDS encoding cell division protein ZapA, with amino-acid sequence MNIVTINVNGVEYKLKGEESKEYLNSIAKEVDDKIKEMMALNTNLTLHSSSILLAINYCDQLHKLENDKENLNNSIENCNFKIQSLIDENNELKERIIHIENENCEIKLKNENLEEEIEAYNIVLKDGNKDLFSNNNEIEELEKEIELLKDTVRKIKDENFELQNKLKGKIS
- the rbr gene encoding rubrerythrin, whose protein sequence is MNLANSQTKENLMRAFAGECQAHMRYDFGANLAKREGFHVIEKEIKIISTQEIAHSNVFYKFLREFNGQHITLQGAKYPVDLYDKTLDFLKASHERELEEHDSIYKEFADVAAKEGFMDISYKFKEISEIEKLHADRFIKLYNDLSSGMMFKKNTKIKWFCTNCGHVHESEEAPEYCPVCSHPRGYFTPYTNQA